A stretch of the Stigmatella aurantiaca genome encodes the following:
- a CDS encoding dihydrodipicolinate reductase, whose translation MAKVPTGPVPVVIMGLGFIGQEIARAALASSEVELIGAVDTHPQLVGRPLSEVLGQPAGKLKISESLEKAMGRRKGTVLLHATGSRLPVIMPQLLEALKLGLPVVSTCEELAFPFLKHPELAEQLDQAAQEAGVAVLGTGVNPGFLMDRLVATVGQACGPVRRVTVTRVVDARTRREALQRKVGAGLSEEEFFELVDKEQLGHVGLLESAALCALGLGLDCDDYEEEVAPVFAEEDISGGAFAVRQGRVAGMYQSVVGFEEGQERVRLELTIAVGAEEPKDRIEIDADPRLVVEIPGGVAGDRATAHTLVNAAPRLTAAEAGLLTVLELPAGR comes from the coding sequence ATGGCGAAAGTGCCCACAGGGCCTGTCCCGGTGGTGATCATGGGGCTTGGCTTCATCGGGCAGGAGATCGCCCGGGCGGCGCTTGCCTCCTCGGAGGTCGAGCTCATTGGCGCGGTGGATACCCATCCCCAGCTCGTGGGCCGGCCTCTCTCGGAGGTGCTCGGCCAGCCGGCCGGCAAGCTGAAGATCTCCGAGTCGCTGGAGAAGGCCATGGGGCGGCGCAAGGGCACGGTGCTGTTGCACGCGACGGGCTCCCGGCTGCCGGTCATCATGCCGCAGCTGCTGGAGGCGCTGAAGCTGGGCCTGCCGGTGGTGTCCACCTGCGAGGAGCTGGCGTTTCCCTTCCTCAAGCATCCGGAGCTGGCCGAGCAGCTCGATCAGGCCGCGCAGGAGGCGGGCGTGGCGGTGCTGGGCACGGGCGTCAACCCGGGCTTCCTGATGGACCGGCTGGTGGCGACGGTGGGGCAGGCGTGTGGCCCGGTCCGGCGCGTCACCGTGACGCGGGTGGTGGATGCGCGCACGCGCCGCGAGGCGCTGCAGCGCAAGGTGGGCGCGGGGCTGTCGGAGGAGGAGTTCTTCGAGCTGGTGGACAAGGAGCAGCTTGGCCACGTGGGCCTGCTCGAGTCGGCGGCGCTCTGCGCGCTGGGGCTGGGGCTGGACTGTGACGACTACGAGGAGGAGGTCGCCCCGGTGTTCGCCGAGGAGGACATCTCCGGCGGGGCGTTTGCCGTGCGCCAGGGGCGCGTGGCGGGCATGTACCAGTCCGTGGTGGGCTTCGAGGAAGGACAGGAGCGGGTCAGGTTGGAGCTGACCATCGCCGTGGGGGCCGAGGAGCCCAAGGACCGCATCGAGATCGACGCGGATCCACGGCTGGTTGTGGAGATCCCGGGGGGAGTGGCGGGGGACCGGGCCACCGCGCATACGCTGGTGAACGCCGCGCCACGATTGACGGCCGCGGAGGCCGGGCTGCTGACCGTGCTCGAACTTCCAGCTGGCCGCTGA